In one window of Flavobacterium ginsengisoli DNA:
- a CDS encoding alpha-amylase, with product MKKPILKLCLIMAFSGLLYSCSQNEINESDAKAESQKFKVIDVTHHDGKPFSTGVSSTSATGKYVDNPGGGVMMQAFYWDVPSGGNWWNTVSEKVTAWGNAGIGSIWLPPASKAQNGAFSMGYDPTDYFDFGDYNQNGSTETRFGSKAELVSLITATHNENIKVYADIVINHNSGGQSEANPFTGTNTWTNFTGVASGKFPRNYNDFYKNSYGNNDEGSFGGFPDLCHAAPNVQNWLWLRADGVGKYYKNTMKFDGWRFDYVKGFGPWVVNAWNANVGGFSVGEYWDSNVNTLEWWANNANSSVFDFACYYKMNDAFDGNNLALLNDDMMWKRNPYKAVTFVTNHDTDEIWNKLLAYSYILTHEGYPTIFYRDYEEWLDKNKLNNLIWIHNNKATGTTSILYSDNDEYVARRNGYNGNPGLVVYINNSDVWQERWIQTNWANTQIKDFTGNSTWYPTTQADKWVKIQCPPKGYSIWSINQ from the coding sequence ATGAAAAAACCTATTTTAAAATTATGCCTTATTATGGCATTTAGCGGACTATTGTATTCGTGTTCTCAAAATGAAATCAATGAGTCGGATGCAAAAGCTGAAAGTCAAAAATTTAAAGTAATTGATGTTACACATCATGACGGAAAACCTTTTAGCACGGGAGTTTCGAGTACTTCTGCAACAGGAAAATATGTTGACAATCCTGGCGGTGGCGTTATGATGCAGGCTTTCTACTGGGATGTTCCATCTGGAGGAAATTGGTGGAATACCGTAAGCGAGAAAGTAACTGCATGGGGAAATGCTGGAATTGGCTCAATTTGGCTTCCACCCGCTTCTAAAGCCCAAAACGGAGCTTTTTCTATGGGGTATGACCCAACAGATTATTTTGATTTTGGAGATTACAACCAAAATGGAAGCACTGAAACAAGATTTGGATCTAAAGCTGAGTTAGTAAGCTTAATTACAGCGACTCATAATGAGAATATAAAAGTGTATGCCGATATCGTAATCAATCATAATAGTGGAGGGCAATCTGAAGCTAATCCTTTTACTGGAACAAATACTTGGACCAATTTTACAGGAGTAGCATCGGGTAAATTTCCTCGTAACTATAATGATTTTTACAAAAATAGTTATGGAAACAATGACGAAGGATCTTTTGGAGGTTTTCCAGATTTGTGCCACGCTGCACCAAATGTTCAAAACTGGCTTTGGCTTAGAGCTGATGGTGTTGGTAAGTATTATAAAAACACTATGAAATTTGATGGATGGCGATTTGACTACGTAAAAGGTTTTGGCCCTTGGGTTGTAAATGCTTGGAATGCAAACGTAGGTGGATTTTCTGTTGGAGAATATTGGGATTCTAACGTAAATACGCTTGAATGGTGGGCTAATAATGCAAACAGTTCTGTGTTTGATTTTGCTTGTTACTATAAAATGAATGATGCCTTTGACGGAAACAATTTGGCTTTATTGAATGATGATATGATGTGGAAACGTAATCCGTATAAAGCAGTAACTTTTGTAACCAACCATGATACTGATGAAATTTGGAACAAATTACTAGCCTATTCTTACATCTTAACTCATGAAGGTTATCCAACTATCTTCTACAGAGATTATGAAGAATGGCTAGACAAAAACAAACTAAACAACTTAATTTGGATTCATAACAATAAAGCAACTGGAACAACCTCTATTTTATATTCTGATAATGACGAATATGTTGCAAGAAGAAATGGATACAACGGAAATCCGGGATTGGTAGTTTACATTAACAACTCTGATGTTTGGCAAGAAAGATGGATTCAGACTAACTGGGCAAACACTCAAATTAAAGATTTCACAGGAAACTCAACTTGGTATCCAACTACTCAGGCAGATAAATGGGTAAAAATACAATGTCCTCCAAAAGGATATTCAATTTGGTCAATTAATCAGTAA
- a CDS encoding peptide chain release factor 3, with amino-acid sequence MSFLKEIQRRRTFGIISHPDAGKTTLTEKLLLFGGAIQEAGAVKNNKIKKGATSDFMEIERQRGISVSTSVLAFNYKDKKINILDTPGHKDFAEDTFRTLTAVDSVIVVIDVAKGVEEQTEKLVAVCRMRNIPMIVFINKLDREGKDAFDLMDEVEQKLGLKVTPLSFPIGMGYDFQGIYNLWEENINLFSGDSRKNIEETIAFSDVQNNPELDKIVGEKATNKLREELELIDEVYPKFERQDYLDGKIQPVFFGSALNNFGVRELLDCFITIAPSPRAKDSETRTVEPTEEKMSGFVFKIHANMDPKHRDRLAFIKIVSGTFERNKPYYHVRQKKNLKFSSPNAFFAEKKEIVDISYPGDIVGLHDTGNFKIGDTLTEGEIMSFKGIPSFSPEHFRYINNADPMKAKQLEKGVDQLMDEGVAQLFTLEMNNRKVIGTVGALQYEVIQYRLEHEYGAKCTYENFPVHKACWVKPDDAKNEEFKEFKRIKQKFLAHDKYGQLVFLADSDFTIQMTQSKYPSVKLYFTSEFD; translated from the coding sequence ATGAGCTTTTTAAAAGAAATACAACGCAGAAGAACATTTGGAATTATATCGCATCCCGATGCCGGTAAAACGACATTAACAGAGAAATTGCTTTTATTTGGAGGTGCAATTCAAGAAGCAGGAGCTGTAAAAAATAACAAAATTAAAAAAGGCGCAACTAGTGACTTTATGGAAATCGAACGCCAAAGAGGTATCTCGGTTTCAACTTCTGTGCTTGCTTTTAATTATAAAGATAAAAAAATCAACATCCTTGATACTCCTGGACACAAGGATTTTGCTGAAGATACATTTAGAACTTTAACTGCTGTTGATAGCGTAATTGTTGTGATTGACGTTGCAAAAGGGGTTGAGGAGCAGACAGAAAAATTAGTTGCTGTTTGTAGAATGCGTAACATTCCAATGATTGTTTTTATCAATAAATTAGACCGTGAAGGTAAAGATGCTTTCGATCTAATGGATGAAGTAGAACAAAAATTAGGCTTAAAAGTAACTCCTTTAAGTTTCCCAATTGGAATGGGTTATGATTTCCAAGGAATTTATAACTTATGGGAAGAAAACATTAACCTTTTCAGCGGAGACAGCCGTAAAAATATCGAAGAAACAATTGCTTTTTCTGATGTGCAAAACAATCCAGAATTAGATAAAATTGTTGGTGAAAAAGCAACAAATAAACTTCGTGAAGAATTGGAATTGATTGATGAGGTTTATCCAAAATTTGAACGTCAAGATTATTTAGATGGAAAAATTCAGCCCGTATTCTTTGGTTCTGCTTTAAATAATTTTGGAGTTCGCGAGTTGTTAGATTGTTTCATTACAATTGCCCCATCTCCGAGAGCAAAAGATTCTGAAACTCGTACGGTTGAACCTACAGAAGAAAAAATGTCTGGATTTGTTTTCAAAATCCACGCAAATATGGATCCGAAGCACCGTGACCGTTTAGCATTTATTAAAATCGTTTCTGGAACTTTTGAAAGAAATAAACCGTATTACCATGTTCGTCAGAAGAAAAATTTAAAATTCTCAAGTCCGAATGCTTTTTTCGCTGAGAAAAAAGAAATTGTAGATATTTCTTATCCAGGTGACATTGTTGGTTTACACGATACTGGAAACTTTAAAATTGGAGATACTTTAACTGAAGGCGAAATCATGAGTTTTAAAGGAATTCCGAGTTTCTCTCCAGAACACTTTAGATACATCAATAATGCTGACCCTATGAAAGCCAAGCAATTAGAAAAAGGGGTTGATCAGTTAATGGATGAAGGTGTTGCTCAGTTGTTTACTTTAGAAATGAACAACCGTAAAGTTATCGGAACTGTTGGTGCACTTCAGTATGAGGTAATTCAATACCGTTTGGAGCACGAATACGGAGCAAAATGTACTTACGAGAACTTCCCTGTACACAAAGCATGCTGGGTAAAACCTGACGATGCTAAAAATGAAGAATTTAAAGAGTTTAAACGTATCAAACAAAAATTCCTTGCTCACGATAAGTATGGTCAATTGGTATTCTTAGCAGACTCTGATTTTACAATTCAAATGACGCAAAGCAAATATCCATCTGTAAAATTATACTTTACATCGGAGTTTGATTAA
- a CDS encoding DUF3467 domain-containing protein codes for MSNPKQQQEQINIELDETIAEGIYSNLAIINHSSSEFVLDFVSIMPGIPKAKVKSRIVLTPQHAKRLLRAIGENIHRFEAAHGEIKETEQAPIPLNFGPAGQA; via the coding sequence ATGAGTAATCCGAAACAACAACAAGAGCAAATTAACATTGAGTTAGACGAAACAATTGCAGAAGGAATTTATTCTAATCTTGCGATTATCAATCACTCATCATCAGAATTTGTTTTAGATTTTGTGAGCATTATGCCAGGTATTCCTAAAGCCAAGGTAAAGTCAAGAATTGTTTTGACACCACAACATGCTAAAAGATTATTGAGAGCAATAGGTGAAAACATCCACAGATTTGAAGCTGCTCATGGCGAAATCAAAGAAACGGAACAAGCACCAATTCCGCTTAATTTTGGTCCTGCTGGACAAGCATAA
- the rpoC gene encoding DNA-directed RNA polymerase subunit beta' produces the protein MMNNRNNNKDKNPVKRFNKISIGLASPESILKESRGEVLKPETINYRTHKPERDGLFCERIFGPVKDFECACGKYKRIRYKGIICDRCGVEVTEKKVRRDRVGHINLVVPIAHIWYFRSLPNKIGYILGLPSKKLDMIIYYERYVVIQAGIAKNADGESLQRLDFLTEEEYLNILDTLPQENQYLDDLDPNKFVAKMGAECIMDLLARIDLDALSYELRHSANNETSKQRKTEALKRLQVVESFRESNENRENRPEWMIMKVVPVIPPELRPLVPLDGGRFATSDLNDLYRRVIIRNNRLKRLMEIKAPEVILRNEKRMLQESVDSLFDNTRKASAVKTESNRPLKSLSDSLKGKQGRFRQNLLGKRVDYSARSVIVVGPELKLYECGLPKDMASELYKPFVIRKLIERGIVKTVKSAKKIIDKKEPVVWDILENVIKGHPVLLNRAPTLHRLGIQAFQPKLIEGKAIQLHPLVCTAFNADFDGDQMAVHLPLGPEAILEAQLLMLASHNILNPANGAPITVPSQDMVLGLYYMTKERISTEDHIILGQDLTFYSAEEVNIALNEGRLELNARVKIRAKDFNDAGELVYKIIQTTAGRVLFNEVVPEATGYINDVLTKKNLRDIIGHILSVTDVPTTAAFLDNMKDMGYKFAFRGGLSFSLGDIRIPEQKTKLIADAREQVEGISTNYNMGLITNNERYNQVIDVWTSANAQLTELAMKNIREDQQGFNSVYMMLDSGARGSKEQIRQLTGMRGLMAKPKKSTAGGGEIIENPILSNFKEGLSILEYFISTHGARKGLADTALKTADAGYLTRRLHDVSQDVIVNIEDCGTLRGVEVLALKKNEEIVESLGERILGRVALQDVINPLTNEVMVKSGEQITESIMRTIEASPIEKVEVRSPLTCEALKGICAKCYGRNLATGKMTQRGEAVGVIAAQSIGEPGTQLTLRTFHVGGVAGGISEESSIITRFAGRLEIEDLKTVKGEDGEGNSVDIVVSRSTELKLVDEKTGIVLNTHNIPYGSSIFVNDGDTVAKGTVICKWDPYNGVIVSEFTGKIAYEDLEQGQSFMVEIDEQTGFQEKVISEARNKKLIPTLLVYGKEGELIRSYNLPVGAHLMVENGEKIKAGKVLVKIPRRSSKAGDITGGLPRITELLEARNPSNPAVVSEIDGVVSFGKIKRGNREIVIESKFGEIKKYLVKLSSQILVQENDFVRAGVPLSDGAITPDDILRIQGPAAVQQYLVNEIQEVYRLQGVKINDKHFEVVIRQMMRKVRVQDPGDTLFLEDQLIHTKDFIVQNDKLYGMKVVEDAGDSSVLKPGQIITPRELRDENSLLKRNDKNLVVARDVITATATPVLQGITRASLQTKSFISAASFQETTKVLNEAAVAGKVDDLEGLKENVIVGHRIPAGTGMREYDNTIVGSKDDYNEMMANKEEYIY, from the coding sequence ATGATGAATAACAGAAACAATAATAAAGATAAGAATCCAGTAAAAAGATTTAACAAAATTTCTATTGGATTGGCTTCACCAGAATCTATCTTGAAAGAATCAAGAGGAGAGGTTTTAAAGCCAGAAACTATTAACTATAGAACTCACAAGCCAGAGCGTGATGGACTTTTCTGCGAAAGAATCTTCGGACCAGTAAAAGATTTCGAATGTGCTTGTGGTAAGTATAAAAGAATTCGTTACAAAGGTATCATCTGTGACCGTTGTGGTGTTGAAGTTACTGAGAAAAAAGTACGTCGTGATAGAGTAGGACACATCAACCTTGTTGTGCCAATTGCTCATATCTGGTACTTCCGTTCTCTTCCTAACAAAATTGGTTATATTCTTGGTCTTCCATCTAAGAAATTAGATATGATCATTTACTACGAAAGATACGTGGTAATCCAAGCAGGTATTGCTAAAAATGCAGATGGAGAATCTTTACAAAGACTTGATTTCTTAACTGAAGAAGAATACTTAAACATTTTAGATACTCTTCCACAAGAAAACCAATATTTAGATGATTTAGATCCAAATAAATTTGTTGCCAAAATGGGAGCAGAGTGTATTATGGATTTATTAGCTCGTATTGACTTAGATGCTTTATCTTATGAATTAAGACACAGCGCTAACAACGAGACTTCTAAACAAAGAAAAACTGAGGCTTTAAAAAGATTACAAGTAGTTGAGTCTTTCCGTGAGTCTAACGAAAACCGCGAAAACCGTCCAGAATGGATGATTATGAAAGTGGTTCCAGTTATCCCACCAGAATTACGTCCGCTTGTGCCACTTGATGGAGGCCGTTTTGCAACTTCAGATTTGAACGACTTATACCGTCGTGTAATTATCCGTAACAACCGTTTGAAAAGATTAATGGAGATTAAAGCTCCAGAAGTTATCTTAAGAAACGAAAAACGTATGTTGCAAGAATCTGTAGATTCATTATTCGATAACACTCGTAAAGCTTCTGCTGTTAAAACAGAATCAAACAGACCATTAAAATCATTATCTGACTCTTTAAAAGGTAAGCAAGGACGTTTCCGTCAAAACCTTTTAGGAAAACGTGTGGATTATTCTGCTCGTTCGGTAATTGTCGTTGGTCCAGAGTTAAAATTATATGAGTGCGGATTGCCAAAAGATATGGCTTCTGAGTTATACAAACCTTTCGTTATCCGTAAATTGATCGAAAGAGGTATTGTAAAAACAGTAAAATCTGCTAAGAAAATTATTGATAAGAAAGAGCCTGTAGTTTGGGATATCCTTGAAAACGTAATTAAAGGACACCCAGTATTACTGAACCGTGCTCCTACTTTGCACAGACTTGGTATTCAAGCATTCCAACCAAAATTAATTGAAGGAAAAGCGATCCAGTTACACCCATTAGTATGTACGGCTTTCAACGCCGATTTCGATGGTGACCAGATGGCGGTTCACTTACCATTAGGACCAGAGGCTATTTTAGAGGCACAATTATTAATGTTGGCTTCTCACAATATCTTGAACCCTGCAAATGGTGCTCCAATTACTGTACCTTCTCAGGACATGGTCTTGGGTCTATACTATATGACCAAAGAACGTATTTCTACAGAAGATCACATTATTTTAGGTCAGGATTTGACTTTCTATTCTGCTGAAGAAGTAAACATTGCATTAAACGAAGGAAGATTAGAATTGAATGCTCGTGTGAAAATTAGAGCAAAAGATTTTAATGACGCTGGAGAATTAGTGTACAAAATCATTCAAACAACTGCAGGACGTGTATTATTTAACGAAGTAGTACCTGAAGCAACTGGATATATCAATGACGTATTGACTAAGAAAAACCTTAGAGATATTATCGGACACATTTTAAGTGTGACTGATGTACCTACAACGGCAGCTTTCTTGGATAATATGAAAGATATGGGGTATAAATTCGCATTTAGAGGAGGTTTATCATTCTCTTTAGGTGATATTAGAATCCCAGAACAAAAAACGAAGTTAATTGCAGATGCTAGAGAGCAAGTTGAAGGTATCTCAACTAACTATAACATGGGTCTTATTACAAATAACGAGCGTTACAACCAAGTTATTGACGTATGGACTTCAGCAAATGCTCAGTTAACAGAGTTAGCAATGAAAAATATTAGAGAAGACCAACAAGGTTTCAACTCTGTATATATGATGCTTGACTCTGGGGCGAGGGGTTCTAAGGAACAGATTCGTCAGTTAACTGGTATGCGTGGTTTGATGGCTAAGCCTAAAAAATCTACTGCTGGTGGTGGTGAGATTATTGAAAACCCGATTCTTTCTAACTTTAAGGAAGGTCTTTCGATTCTTGAGTACTTTATCTCTACTCACGGTGCTCGTAAAGGTCTTGCGGATACGGCTCTTAAAACAGCCGATGCTGGTTACTTGACAAGAAGGCTTCATGACGTTTCTCAAGATGTTATTGTTAACATCGAAGATTGTGGAACTTTAAGAGGTGTTGAAGTTCTTGCATTGAAGAAAAATGAGGAAATCGTTGAATCTTTAGGAGAGAGAATTTTAGGACGTGTTGCATTACAAGACGTTATTAATCCTCTTACTAACGAAGTAATGGTTAAATCTGGAGAGCAAATTACAGAATCAATTATGAGAACTATAGAAGCTTCTCCAATTGAAAAAGTAGAAGTTAGATCTCCATTAACTTGTGAAGCTTTAAAAGGTATTTGTGCTAAATGTTACGGTAGAAACTTAGCTACTGGTAAGATGACACAAAGAGGTGAAGCTGTCGGAGTTATTGCGGCTCAGTCTATTGGAGAGCCAGGTACACAGTTGACACTTCGTACGTTCCACGTTGGAGGGGTTGCTGGAGGTATCTCTGAAGAGTCTAGTATTATTACAAGATTCGCAGGTAGACTTGAAATTGAAGATTTAAAAACAGTTAAAGGAGAAGACGGAGAAGGTAACTCTGTTGATATCGTAGTTTCACGTTCAACTGAATTAAAATTAGTTGATGAGAAAACTGGAATTGTTTTAAATACACATAACATTCCTTACGGATCTAGTATTTTTGTTAACGATGGAGATACTGTTGCTAAAGGAACTGTAATCTGTAAATGGGATCCGTATAACGGTGTAATTGTTTCTGAGTTTACTGGTAAGATTGCTTACGAAGATTTAGAGCAAGGACAATCGTTCATGGTTGAGATCGATGAGCAGACTGGTTTCCAGGAAAAAGTAATTTCTGAAGCTAGAAACAAAAAATTAATTCCAACTTTATTAGTTTATGGTAAAGAAGGTGAATTGATTCGTTCTTACAATTTACCAGTAGGTGCACACTTAATGGTTGAAAACGGTGAGAAAATTAAAGCAGGTAAAGTATTAGTAAAAATCCCACGTCGTTCTTCTAAAGCAGGCGATATCACGGGAGGTTTACCAAGAATTACTGAGCTTTTAGAAGCTCGTAACCCTTCAAACCCAGCGGTTGTATCTGAAATTGATGGTGTTGTATCTTTTGGAAAAATCAAAAGAGGTAACCGTGAGATCGTTATCGAATCTAAATTTGGTGAGATTAAAAAGTATTTAGTTAAACTTTCTAGTCAAATCTTAGTACAAGAAAATGACTTCGTAAGAGCGGGAGTTCCATTGTCTGACGGTGCAATTACACCAGATGATATCTTAAGAATTCAAGGTCCAGCTGCTGTTCAACAGTACTTGGTAAATGAAATTCAAGAGGTTTACCGTTTACAAGGGGTAAAAATTAATGATAAGCACTTTGAGGTAGTTATTCGTCAAATGATGCGTAAAGTAAGAGTTCAGGATCCAGGTGATACTTTATTCTTAGAGGATCAATTAATTCACACTAAAGATTTCATCGTTCAAAACGATAAATTATACGGTATGAAAGTAGTTGAAGATGCTGGAGATTCTTCAGTATTGAAACCAGGTCAGATTATTACACCTCGTGAATTACGTGATGAAAATTCATTATTGAAACGAAATGATAAAAATCTTGTTGTAGCAAGAGACGTAATTACTGCAACTGCAACGCCAGTTCTTCAAGGTATTACAAGAGCTTCGTTACAAACTAAATCATTCATTTCTGCGGCTTCATTCCAGGAGACAACGAAAGTACTTAACGAAGCTGCTGTAGCTGGTAAAGTAGATGATCTAGAAGGATTAAAAGAAAATGTAATTGTTGGACATAGAATTCCTGCGGGAACTGGTATGAGAGAATACGATAACACTATCGTAGGATCTAAAGACGATTACAACGAAATGATGGCTAATAAAGAAGAATACATTTATTAA